Genomic DNA from Corylus avellana chromosome ca4, CavTom2PMs-1.0:
TTGAAGCACTTCTTTTTACACTATTTTGGAAACCCAAGGACTCAATCGTATAGATATGTAAAATACAGGATTTCCAATCCTAGCAGTAAAAGGAGGGAAACAGATACTCAATTTAAAGTGAGTAAACAGAATTCCACACTGGATCTCATAGATACATATAGGATTATGGGAAAATCCGTATTTGATGAAAGTCGTATGTACGGCTTGGAGGGAGATCTTTCATATCTTTCGAGATCCACCCTACAATATGGGTCAAAAAGCCAAAAtaaatgattttcattttatcccttataaaaataaaactgatTCTTTGACCCCTTTCACGCTCATGTCATATCGAGGTACTGCAGAAGAAAAAACTGCAAAATCCGATCAAATTTATCGTAATCGATTAGTTAACATGTTGGTTAGCCGTATTCTGAAACACGGAAAAAATCATTGGCTTATCAAATTATCTATCGAGCTATAAAAAAGATTCAACAAAAGACAGAAACGAATCCGCTATCTGTTTTACGTCAAGCAATACGTGGAGTAACTCCCGACATAGCAGTAAAAGCAAGACGTGTAGGCGGATCGACTCATCAAGTTCCCATTGAAATAGGATCCGCACAAGGAAAAACACTTGCCTTTTGTTGGTTATTAGGGGCATCCTGAAAACGCCCGGGTCGAAATATGACTTTCAAGTTAAGTTCCAAATTAGTGGATGCTGCCAAAGGGAGTGGTGATGCCATACGTAAAAAGGAAGAGACTCATAGAATGACAGAGGCAAATAGAGCTTTTGCACATTTTCGTTAATCCATGAACAGAATAGGATCTATATAGACACATACACCCATGGATCCATACATCTCGATCGGAAAAGAAtcaatagaaaaagaaagaatcggAATTGACTGATATATTTATCGAAACAAATGAAAGACGAAACATAAATCATGTATCAACTAATCCCCCTCGGGGACCTGCTTAATAATAAGAAAGAGGAATCCCATGTAAATACCATAGAATAAGGTTTGATCCTATTCATGGGGATTCCGTAAATATTCCATTCCAAGAATAGAAAGTTCGAAacaattgggattttttttttgtagattgGATGCAGTTACTAATTCATGATCTGGCATGTACAGAATGAAAACTTCATTCTCGATTCTACGAGAATTTTTATGAAAGCCTTTTATTTGCTTCTTTTCGATGGAAGTTTTATTTTCCCAGAATGTATCATAATTTTTGGCCTAATTTTTCTTCTGATGATTGATTTTACCTTTGATCAAAAAGATATACCTTGGTTATATTTCATCTCTTCAACAAGTTTAGTAGTGAGCATAACGGCCCTTTGTTCTCTCCCTTCagccctcctcccctcttccTCTTATGCCTCCCCCTTCTTCTCTCATCGCCTTCTTTCGCTTACCGAGTTAacctatttacctgatgcccctAGCTCTTtgagtaatttttttcatttgcctTCCTCTCCGCCTCTTTCCCCTCCTTTGGTCCCCagttgcttttgtttctttctgtatttgcttttgttgttttttctgctTGTTTAGGTACACTTTGTGAGTGATGCTCTaagggtttcactcaaacttccccctccATTTGAGTGGGCTGCCGATCTCCTCTACGTGCTCCGCCGCCCACTGTCCTCTGCTGGGCCATTTCTTGCGCCCCCACcacgatgagcttccaacgcccttTCCGTTTTTGGTTTCCGGCAAGCACGCGATCGGCTCTTCTTTTCTGTTGCTGTCATCCTCTTAGTgtgctttttatgttgtttatttcccAGTAATTTTGTCtagctttcatttttttgttctttctgtcttgttttgttttcctaaaatcatttttgtttttgcttgtaataatgctctgtcctctctctctctcgatctgcccGCCTGATGTCCTTCGAGTTTGTTGctttggtccaaacctttgggttgtggatgtgaatgttatcctggctttcgggttgaAGAGGATGAGCTTTGGCTTGGGGTTCTCTACCCTCAATaccgaggaataagagctacctatgcattggtttgagtctgtttggcgtAGATttgctgtttaatttgaaaattagtcataggttagcgaattttatttgaatctggaatgtaatacgtcatttttgacgcttgtaacctcgtagcttcggtTATGGTTGCTTCAGACCTTTTGCTCTGTATTACTTGAGTTTTAAGcttgtttatcaatgaatgagagtACGAGactgaattaattaatttcacaaaaaaaaaaaaatacttaaaagtttgaattttgaaataataataataataataataataataataatttgttaaaatttccATATGGCGGTGATGCGACTAAGACAAAATTGGTGGTCTCATAGTGGCACTAGTCCTGATTGCAGTGACCCTAATGGCCACCAAATCTTAAAAGTTGGTTCTCTATAGGGTAATCGGTCATGaaatgatgacacatcatttaaaaatcaacttttaagaaACAAATTTAGAAtgcctaacatttctctttgaaaattttatccaaCAATTGATAGAATTCAACCGACCAACTCTCCCATTGCGTCCAGCAACCCAAGCCCCGTGAGAATCACGTGCGGTCTTAACATCCTTTCGGACACCTCCACCAgttatttgtttatttcttgTTCAAGTGTTGTTGGTCGTCAGCTTCCACTAATTTAATTGGGTGCCGTGGAAGGaaaaaacacattaatttattaagatatggagggagggagggagggagtgTGGAGGGCACACGCCTTTCCAGATTTAATAATAAGACAAGTGTGATTGAGTAGACATTTGGTGCCGAAGTGGGACAGCTGGAAAAGTAAACTTCTTCTTTATATCTATTGAATCTGATGCGTGTTCACACTCGACCCCATGGCATTTTAACACCACACCACCCACCGTACGTTATATACATTTAtacaagtttttcttttttaatttttttttttatagaaaactatttttattttctattttatttttcactcgCCTCCATATATTGAATGAGTAAATCCATAGTTAAATATGTATTTTCTAGTCCAACTTCTCTCGACCTGGATTTGGTGCAAGTAACACTAAAATATGCCTGCAAGAATATTTACACAGCAAAGAAAACAATTTACGAAAGAAAGAATATAATCTTAACATGGAAAGTTCATTGACATGGTTGgtttaatagattttgaggcctaCGACGATAAACTTAGGTAGggtcatttttatatttaaatatttaattaaccttaaatcatttttttccaaatgatatTCCATATATGCTATGAGACATTGAATTTTAACGTACATGTCATATTTTGTGGTGAGCtatttataattctttttatgTAGGatataatttacaaaaaaagaaatttgcattattctaaaaattcttttaatagACGAACTTATCCAATATGTTGGTTTTAAGTTCatgtgaaattatgagtttagtaactGTTTTAGGACTTAGGAGTGCAATTAATAtgactttccattttttttccttctttccctTTAAAGTCTTATAATATCTTGAAATTCAATTCTTTGAATTTAAGTTTTACCATAATcgaggccttaattaaagagtacTGACTAACTTTTTTatcataatattattttttttactattctGGAGCCTTGATTAAAGAGCATTGACAAAATTTTTGTCATAATAGgggctttattttttatttataaaaggaAACTTAATTATGCTATCATTATTTGCCTTGGGGccttatttcttttgtttatttatttttttgtaaaaataaatttgtaacACTTCTACATGTTTTACTGTACgtgtgggaaaaaaaataataattaaagttctttgtattttttcagaAGTActataatatgattaattgtaatatatttaCACTTACGTAAAATGTCCATGAATTTTGAAGCGAAAGATAGcgaaaattagagaaatttaaataataaaaaaaagaataaaacttgTAACTGATTTAATTGTTCATGGGATTAATTACtcatatttaaaattgagaatgCATCATAAATAgatgatttaatcattttagataaagaaaatgaaattcaccttaattattatttttattcatcttctttcttcttgggATGATCCTTCCAAATGGCACATAAAAAATGTGACGTAAAATTGTGCTCAGTTAACatttacctctctctctctctatatatatatatattcattgtcGCCAGTGGTGGATTTACCTGGGGGCGGGCGCCCCtggtaagaaaaaaaagttaaaaaaattcattaagtATTTTTcagtcaaaattttaaaagcgcccctgataaaaaaaaattacaaggccACCCATGgatttctttttgtctttcaaacGGTCATCAACGCAATAGTGTGAAGAAAGGaggctattttttttattaaggagAAGGAGAAAGTTATATTTTAATAGGGGAGAGAGGGtagataatagtttattattaaaaaagacaTAGTGGGTGAATTTTATAGTGTTTTTGGTCATAGTTTGTAGataaatgtggtttttttttttttttgggctaaattTAGACTCTAGTCTTTCTATGTAGACTCTCGTTTTTAATGTGATTTATACGTTGAGATTTGaggcttttctaaaagaaaagcCATATGCTAATAGCCCACTAAAAtgtactcattttttttaaacactactagtcatttaattgtacttagtttattttgcaagtagtttaaattattatgtgtttatgatgtcgttagatgaagatttttaatagttactttgatttttgtttttttttgttgggtaatttgatgagtttgatttgattcgtgatacatatattatgatataatttatttttttattatatttaccatattataataaaaatataatacatacaaagaaaaaaaaaatactatcattatattttattatttttttgcaccCCTAGTAACTCTAATTTTTAGATCTGCCACTGATTGGCACCATTGATTTTTGAGTCTGTGTGAGAATATAAAATCAATCTGtgtgagaatatatatatatatatatataaaagcaattACCTGCAGGTGAGGCTcgtagaaaaaaattaataaaaatgaacaaaaattcaactttgaaaagaaacaaaataataataataaaaagggaaaaaaaaaagaaaagaaaagaaaggagttTGAGTAGGTGCGAACGCATTAGGTTCGAAAGACACGACAGCAGTGTCGAGGTGTCTGGCAAGTGGACAGCATGCAAAGGAATCCTGGATACATAAATAGAACCCCCTGGGGCGTGTGCCCTCCACACTCCCAATTAACCCACTACTTtccttttatttcatttcttccATGGCTGCCAAAGCTTGCGACGTCGAAGAACAACCGGAAATTAAGGTTTTCGATTACGCCAAAAGAGCACAGTGGCTTAGAGCCGCCGTATTGGGCGCCAACGACGGCCTGCTTTCCACGGCATCCCTCATGATGGGAGTTGGAGCCGTTAAAAAGGACGTTAAGACCATGATCGTCACGGGGATCGCCGGCTTGGTCGCCGGAGCTTGTAGCATGGCCATCGGAGAACTCGTCTCCGTTTACTCGCAGTACGACATAGAAATGGCTCAAATGAAGCGAGAGGGCAGGACTGAAAACATGGGAACCAAGGAGCTTGAAGCCGAGAAGGAGAAACTACCGAATCCGTGGCAGGCGGCCGGAGCGTCGGCGCTTGCGTTTTCTGTAGGGGCATTGGTGCCGCTGCTGGGGGCGGCGTTTGTGAAAGATTACGGTGTTCGGGTGGGGGTGGTGATAGGGGTTGTAAGCTTTGCGTTGTTAGGGTTTGGATGGTTAGGTGGCATGCTTGGTAAGGCACCTGCGCTGAAGGCGTCTTTGAGGGTTCTCGTTGGTGGTTGGATCGCCATGGCTCTTACTTTTGGTTTAACCAAGCTCGTTGGTTCTACTGGactctaattttattttcattttccttatttcttcTTCACAATATTGTATTTCAGATCTTGTACTAGCAAAGAGACATATGTATACCAACTGATAAATTAATCTTTCTGCAATTTACTTcgggttccttttttttttttttttttttaaaaaaaaataaataaattgttttaggtttgaaaaagtaaaacaaaaagtagtACGTAGATCTTAATCATGAAaactgtttttgtatttttatctagtttgttaatttatttatcttaaaaatagaaaacaaaaacacaaacaaattaacaaacatttttttttttttttttgtttcatatatatttgCTATTCTTTTTGCAAATTTACCATTGAACGTTGAATTCATTGTTGGGTTTATTAAATTCCTGCGTACCAAACGACCTATATAGCTAGATACAACTCAAGATTCAgacttatatatacatatatccaAACATGTAAATATGGCATTCCATTTATTCCAACTTATTATATGAACACATTTTACAAAGATTTATTATAAGTCTTATAAGCATAATAACACACAATCATTTAGAGCATAATATTAGTACATTAACTAAATTTAATAATACTTAcattaatataaattaaggttAATCGAACATATTTACAAGCCTCCACGTTTAatttataatacaaaatgaCATGTTATACTGATACATCATAATTAgctgtatatattattataaaatgcACATAACTTTAAATATCTTAGCCTTAAACATTTGTCCGACTCTATCTCTAGTTTCAACTAATCCGAAAATccaccaaaaactaaaaaataaaatctaaaagagATACCCCGGCCCGAGTCGATCAGTAAGTGACTAATTCCATAGTCCATAAAGCATTTAATTAGTAGCTAGAAAATTACTCAATAGATGATTAATTTTGAATATaattgttaaattactacttatcttaaaaatttgagttgtccgaaaaaataattttaatcatttaattgatgATATAAGCAAAATCGGACTAAGAGTGcaaattaaaattcataatTTGTCAATAATAAAAGTATGcctttaaattaattattggatcaaaatctAACAGTAATCCATCcccaaattcaatagtaaatttagAGGTCACATCACTTTTAGGGAAATAAGAGGAGGATAAGAGTCTCGCATATAGGATTACTCTAAAAGTATATGCTAGTAAGTATATATGTTTGTACAAATATAAAGTAATGGAGCATATTTGATTTTCACGAGCCATCAGATTCATTACTTAGTGTAAAATTACCATCTCAATaatttaagagaataaaaactGCAgataaatttacttatttaatcaatactttaacacttagatatcttaaattattatggggttgtttggcaaacaacaccACCACCCTAAATACTATTCACTTTATTCTCTAAAAATATCAAGATCAAAAGTTAATCTTAATATTCTCCGACAATTTGGCAACATATGTACCTTTTGGTTTCACTAGATATCAATTATCAAGAATTTAGTGATTTCCGAGGATCCAtgaaacagaaaataagaaaatgctTCCCTGAATTGAGACAAccgaaagaagaagaagaacaaagaaaaaggaatttaggaaagaaaactGGGTGGGGGTTGCACCTTCCTTTaccttttactttttattggaGTGCTTTCGGAGGCAAGGATCCGAGGGACCTACCACCAACTCAAACAAACTTGAAACTTTCTCCCAATGCCAAAATACCCATTTGATTTCTCTCgcgctttctttctttttttttggtgaaattcttttctcattttaaacgATTTACAGTTGTATATATGGCTCccaataattatttaatttctagcACTTTTGACGTGAGAATTCATGTGTGATGTATTTAgctatcaaaataaattttaaactatTTGGCCGCCTATCCGGACATGTGGGTCACATGAGATGTACTTAattgtccaaataaattttgaattatttgaccATCTATTTGGACAGGTGGATCTTATATAAACCCCTCACAATATTTGcctaaattactaacaatttgaGTAAATAATTGATGTGAATCTCAACCTGTAAGGGTCTAACTTTGACACCAAAACCGAGGTTCTTCAATATCGACCAAGTTCGCAGCCGATgtgtaatattatttattccaaagtgaaaaaagcatttttaattaaCATAAAGAATCCTGAACCACTAAATTCTTGGTTTCTTTTGATACAAATCCACCAGGTAGATACTTACCTttcgtttaaataaataataataaaacattcaaaCAAAGGAAGACGTGTGGCCTCCACATGAGATATATATGGTCTCTTGGTTCctatcattttttaatatatatatatatatatatatatagtcagtGGCGGATTTACATGGAAGCAACCTCGAGGTGggcgcccctggtaaaaaaaaaattaaaaaaattcattaagtattttttagtcaaaattttaagggcgcccctagtaaaaaaattacaaaggcGCCCCTCCCCTAGCTTTCTTTTTGTCCTTCAATAAGGTCATCAATGTAGAAGTGCGGAGAAAtgatgctattttttttattaaggagagagagaataaagttatattttaataagggAGAGAGGGtagatattattaaaaaagagatagTGGGTGAATTTTATAGCGTTTTTGgtcatagtttatagataaatatggtttttttttttttttttttggctaaatttagaTTCTAGTATGTTTTTATGTAGACTCTCGTTTTTAATGTGATTTATGCTTTAAGATTTGaggcttttttaaaagaaatagccGTATGCTAATGTCCTACTAAAAgatactcatttttcttagacactacTAATCATTTAATTGTACTTAGTTTATTTCAcaagtagtttaaattattatgtgtatGTGACGTagttagatgaagatttttaatagttactttgatttttttttttgggggggtaatttgatgagtttgatttgatttgtgatacataaattatgatataatttatttattttttattatatttaccatattataataaaaatataatacataaagagaaaaaaaaaaaaaaaactatcattataatttattatttttttttgcgcCCCTAGTAACTCCAATTCCTAGAtcggcactatatatatatatatatagtctcaaTATGGATTATGTCATAGGTGTGCTATCAATAAAcagatttaattattattattattattattattattatttttactttttttttgccTTCGACCACTCTAATATGGCCACCCCTTAACTTCCCTCATGGCCATTAGAGTGGTCAAAGGCgaaaaaaatatttagggtttagcCAAATTGGAGACGGCTGAACCACCAAATCAGGCCCTAACCAAACGGGGTTGACCGAGCTACCCTCAAATGGCTGGAGTGGTTTCAACTACTTTCATTTTGGCCAAAGAAGTGCTTGAGCCGGGTTCTCTTTAGATGCTTCCTCTAGAGGAGAAGGATTCTTATCTCACGTCTATCGACGGTGGGGGATTTTGCCTGTTTTTTCCTAGTGATTGGTAAGACTGCGAAACAATGGCGGATGAAGTCATGAAAATGATGGGAACTTTTTCCCTACTGGAAGTGGAGCAGATGGAGTTGGAAATACCATCCTAGCAGATGGAAGGGAATGTGCAGAGAGGCAAACTTTGTCTTATTGGGAAACTCATTGCAGACCGATTGGTCAGTAAGGAGACTATCAGAGCAAAACTTATTCGGAAGTGGAGACCAATAGGAATCCTTTCTTTCAATGTTCTGAGAGAAAATCTTTTCTTGCTAGAATTTGAACATGAGGGGGATAAGGTCAGAGTATTGGAGGAGAGGCCTTGAGTTTTTGAGGGAACTCTTCTGTCTCAGGACGATTTTGATGGCCTAACCCCACCAACACAGATTACTTTCGAGAAAACAGCTTTTTGGCTCCGAATACTCCATTTGCCGCTGGCTTGCATGAATAAGGATGTAGGGACTCTGATTGGTTCAACGATGGGATCGGTAGAGGAGGTGGATACTGACATTGATGGAGTCAGATGGGGAGAATTTCTGCAGGTAAGGGTCACGTTGGATATCACAAAGCCTTTATCTAGAGGAAGGTTTTTAAAGCTACAAGGTAAATCTGTTTGGGTGGACTTCCAATATGAGCGTCTTCCCCGCTATTGCTTTCATTGTAGAATTATCAGCCACGGGAAAGACGGCTGTCTGAAACGAGGACCATCACGTATTCAGAGAGGAGAACCGCAATATGGTCCCTGGTTGTGAGTTCCGTCTCCAGCAAGACGATTCAATGGGGATGGAAACCGGCAAGGGTGGCCAAATGATCATGCAAACAGATCTTACGAAGGGGGTTTCAAGCGAAGGAGGGAGTTCGAGCAAACCGAGAGGACAACCCTCTGTGGCGGAGGTGTACGGCGGGGCAAGGCGGTGGGAAGCTAGGGGCCGGATGAGAAAGGAAAACGTTACAGAGGGAGAAGATGGAAACTCGAGTTCTACGGGCGGGAATCACATAAACTTAAATAAGGGAATTAACGCTTTCCCAAAGGAGGTTTGTCGTGACTCAACGGATGGCAATTCTAAGGAGGAAATCACAGGAAATAATGAGGCTTTGCCATCCCCGGCCAAAATCTTTAGGGAGACTAATGTTGGAATGACTGTTGGGAAAAGCTTTCCTTCAATGGAGGATTCTCCAATACTTTTCAACACTAGCTCTCCACATGGGGACCACGTGCCAGCCCATGGACTACAAGAGGTGTCACAGAAGGGAAGTGGAAATGTAGATGGGGTAGAAGTGGGCTTTTCTCAAGCAAATAGGCCCGGAAAGGGGCTTGTGGACCTGGGGGAATCAGGCCACTCTCCAACAGTCTGTGAGGGACAAAAAAAGACTGGCAAAAGCAACCTATCTGTTACCTCCTAGAAACGACGTGCAAGAAATGCCCACCAAGTTTTGCAATCCCAGGACATTTACCAAGGGGTCGGGTCAATGAAGCGCATGAGTAATTAAGATGAGGAGGGACTGGGGATTCATGGCAAATGTGGTAAAAAAGTCTTTACGGGTGTCGATGGTTTACAGCCAGGGAACAAGAATGGATTGGGAACGGCAGGGGCTGCTAGGCAGACCCACTGACCACAATGATCATTATAAGTTGAAACTGTCGGGAGCTTAGGAACCCCCGAACAGTTATAGACCTACGCCGGATGGTGAAGGTGAAGAAGCCCAATgtggttttcttaatggaaacctGAATGAGTCACAGGAacttggaaaaaataaaacccaaattTGGTTTTAGTAACCTGTTTGTGGTGGATAGCCTGGGAAAAATCGAAGGTCTTGCACTACCATGGAATAACGAAGCGGGtcttgaaatttaaaattatagaCGTCGTCATATCAACGCTATAATGAAATTGAAGGGAAGCGAGGGATTTTGGAAATTCACGGGGTTTTATGGCCACCCGGAAGCAAGTAAGCAGCATGAGGCTTGGAGTTTGTTGAGACATATAGCACAATTAGAAACTGGGACCATGGTTGTGTTTAGGAGATTTTAATGAGATCTTGGGTGATACGTAAAAGAGTGGAGGTAGTCGATAATCCCCGAGCTTAATGGAGGATTTCAAGAATACTTTGGTTGAATGTGAGCTCTTTGAACTAGGAGCAAGTGGGCCAAAATATACTTGGAATAATGGTAGGGAGGGACTTGATTTTATATGGGAGAAATTGGATAGAGTCACGGCCACGTCAGATTGGGGTGATTTATTTCCATCAGCTCATGTAAGAATCGAAATGGCTCTTAGCTCCAACCACAACCCAGTTTGCTTACAACTAGATAAAACGTGCTATAGAAGGGGTTTTAAGAGGAGTTTTTACTACGAAGCAAAGTGGGGCCTGGAGAAGGAATGTAAGGAGATCATCAAACAAGTATGGAGAGAGAAGCCTTACCATGAGGACAAATGGGGAATTTTGTCTCGAAAGATCAATAACTGCAAAGCACATCTGACTCGATGGAATAAGGGGAGGAAGGGAAATAAAGAGAaggaaattgcagaaaaaaaagtaaaattttggagGACATGCAGGGGGAGGAGGGGCTCACGGACAGAACAACAATGAAGCAACTCCAAAGTGAACTACACACTCTCCTTGAGCAAGAAGACCTCTTCTGGAAGCAACAGGCTAGAGAGTCTTGGCTGAAAGATGGAGACAGGAACACGAAATTCTTCCATGAAtgtgtaaaacaaaaaagacgGAATAGTTTCATCAACGAGATCACTGACATGGAAGGTAGAATCTGGAAAAATCCAGAAGAGGTTGAAAATACGTTTGTCAACTATTATACAAACTTGTTCACATCAAAAGCCTCAGGGGATATGAATTCGTGCTTGCAAGACTTGGAAGGAAGAGTGACGGTTGAAATGAACCAGGGGCTACTGGCTGAGTTCACGGAAATGGAAATCTTTGCAGTGTTAAAGCAAATGCCAGCCTTGAAGGCGCTACGTCCGGATGGCATGATTGCAGGCTTTTACCAAGACAACTGGGAACTTGTTGGTAGTGGGAGGCTCTCAGCGCTATGTTGTTAAGGGCGGACCGGGATGGGGTACTTTCAGGAGTTCCTACTTCAAAGAGGGGGCCAAGAATCAACCATCTATTTTTCGCTGATGATAGCCTCTTATTTTGCAAGGCGGACTTGTGTCACTGGACGAGGTTAACTACTCTCCTACGTTCCTATGAGCTTGCCTTGGGCTAGAGACTCAATCGGGAGAAAACTGCTATTTTCTTTAGTCGAAATACCTCTATGGAGGTGCAAAGACAGATCGTGGAAATTGCAGGTATCCTATCCTCGCAAAGGTATGACACTTATTTAGGCCTCCCGGCCTTGGTGGGAAAATCAAGGACAAAATCTTTTAAAGGAATCAAGGATCGAGTATGGAAGAGACTACAAGATTG
This window encodes:
- the LOC132179453 gene encoding vacuolar iron transporter homolog 1-like, with translation MAAKACDVEEQPEIKVFDYAKRAQWLRAAVLGANDGLLSTASLMMGVGAVKKDVKTMIVTGIAGLVAGACSMAIGELVSVYSQYDIEMAQMKREGRTENMGTKELEAEKEKLPNPWQAAGASALAFSVGALVPLLGAAFVKDYGVRVGVVIGVVSFALLGFGWLGGMLGKAPALKASLRVLVGGWIAMALTFGLTKLVGSTGL